One Actinospica robiniae DSM 44927 genomic region harbors:
- a CDS encoding glycosyltransferase family 2 protein, whose protein sequence is MPDPLTTSLAAPAAPSAPAAAAPTSPERAARLRTIGAALRTHWFFTLVFAVGLTGRVLTMVAYRPALLYIDSFGYLANSGPLRPTGAEPVGYPLMLKLLLDVGDFTFVAAVQHLLGLAIGVCVYVLMVRHRMPKTVAALASMPVLLDAYEWEIEQNLLTDCLFLVMITAALTLLTWRHRPGPWLAAGAGLILGAAVAVRAVGEAALVPALLFVLLGTGPSWRRRLKVTAAFVVAGAVPLVSYSIYAATYSGPAIIRASNSVMLYGRTSTIADCASLPADLKPLCPSGTVSDRQRLGPDFYSSSHTSPYFTVAAATGQHAPENAAQFSRYVIEHQPLRFAEAVGHDFLELFISPHGEVSGGTAVARWQFQTAYPEFPPLQAAPEMAKFGQSAPAVNTGVAQLLRDYQLGGGYTPNVLYAIFLLAGLGGALGLTRSARRSGLRAKCALWTSTGVVLLLAADVFEFSWRYQLPALVTLPIGGAYGIAALLGFGRMWPPMRAYPEPSDEAAVADFRERYGADFALAPIVVLIAAYNEADAIGSVIDDLPDECLGMAVKPLIVVDGATDDTARISIEHGAPTCVLPVNRGQGAALRVGYHLAHAAGARYIVTSDGDGQYDAGELPRLLAPLLEDSADLVIGSRVLGGRENRDLVRHAGVRFFGFCVTKLTGTKVTDTSSGWRAMRAQVPVNVRLTQSQYQTSEFLIGALAKGYRVADVPMSMRLRSHGSTKKGNNLVFGTRYARVVLGTWLREWVWGRTRRRVLGRGRSEVRI, encoded by the coding sequence GTGCCCGATCCGCTCACGACTTCCCTGGCGGCCCCCGCCGCGCCCTCCGCGCCGGCCGCCGCGGCCCCGACGTCTCCCGAGCGCGCCGCGCGGCTCCGGACGATCGGCGCGGCCCTGCGCACGCACTGGTTCTTCACCCTCGTGTTCGCCGTGGGCCTGACCGGTCGCGTCCTGACGATGGTCGCATACCGGCCCGCCCTGCTCTACATCGACTCCTTCGGCTACCTCGCCAACTCCGGGCCGCTCCGGCCGACCGGCGCCGAGCCGGTCGGGTATCCGCTGATGCTCAAGCTGCTGCTCGACGTGGGCGACTTCACCTTCGTCGCGGCGGTCCAGCACCTGCTGGGGCTCGCGATCGGAGTCTGCGTCTACGTGCTGATGGTGCGGCACCGCATGCCGAAGACCGTCGCCGCGCTGGCGAGCATGCCGGTGCTGCTCGACGCGTACGAGTGGGAGATCGAGCAGAACCTGCTGACCGACTGCCTGTTCCTGGTCATGATCACGGCCGCGCTGACGCTGCTGACCTGGCGGCACCGGCCCGGGCCGTGGCTCGCCGCGGGGGCGGGGCTGATCCTCGGCGCGGCCGTCGCGGTGCGCGCCGTCGGCGAGGCCGCGCTGGTGCCGGCGCTGCTGTTCGTCCTGCTGGGGACGGGACCGAGCTGGCGGCGCCGGCTCAAGGTGACGGCCGCGTTCGTCGTCGCGGGCGCCGTGCCGCTGGTCTCCTACTCCATCTACGCCGCCACCTACTCCGGGCCGGCGATCATCCGCGCGAGCAACAGCGTCATGCTCTACGGGCGCACCTCGACGATCGCCGACTGCGCGTCGTTGCCGGCCGATCTCAAGCCGCTGTGCCCGTCCGGGACGGTCAGCGACCGGCAGCGGCTCGGTCCGGACTTCTACTCGAGCTCGCACACGTCGCCGTACTTCACGGTCGCGGCCGCTACGGGCCAGCACGCGCCGGAGAACGCTGCCCAGTTCTCGCGCTATGTGATCGAGCATCAGCCACTCCGGTTCGCGGAGGCGGTCGGCCACGACTTCCTCGAGCTGTTCATCTCCCCGCACGGGGAGGTCAGCGGCGGCACGGCCGTGGCCCGCTGGCAGTTCCAGACCGCCTACCCCGAGTTCCCGCCGCTGCAGGCGGCACCCGAGATGGCGAAGTTCGGCCAGAGCGCCCCGGCGGTCAATACCGGCGTCGCCCAACTGCTGCGTGACTACCAGCTCGGCGGCGGCTATACGCCCAACGTGCTGTACGCCATCTTCCTGCTCGCCGGACTCGGCGGCGCGCTCGGGCTGACCCGCAGCGCGCGACGCAGCGGGCTGCGGGCCAAGTGCGCGCTGTGGACCAGCACCGGTGTGGTACTGCTGCTCGCGGCGGACGTGTTCGAGTTCTCCTGGCGCTACCAGCTGCCCGCGCTCGTCACCCTGCCTATCGGCGGCGCGTACGGCATCGCCGCGCTGCTCGGTTTCGGCCGGATGTGGCCGCCTATGCGCGCCTACCCCGAGCCCTCGGACGAGGCGGCCGTCGCGGACTTCCGCGAGCGCTACGGCGCCGACTTCGCGCTCGCCCCGATCGTGGTGCTGATCGCCGCCTACAACGAGGCGGACGCGATCGGTTCGGTGATCGACGACCTGCCGGACGAGTGCCTCGGCATGGCCGTCAAGCCGTTGATCGTGGTGGACGGCGCGACCGACGACACCGCCCGGATCTCCATCGAGCACGGCGCCCCCACCTGCGTGCTGCCGGTGAACCGGGGCCAGGGCGCGGCGCTGCGCGTCGGCTACCACCTGGCGCACGCCGCCGGCGCCCGCTACATCGTGACCAGCGACGGCGACGGCCAGTACGACGCCGGGGAGCTGCCGCGGCTGCTCGCCCCCCTGCTCGAGGACTCGGCGGACCTGGTGATCGGCTCCCGGGTGCTCGGCGGCCGGGAGAACCGGGACCTGGTCCGGCACGCCGGCGTGCGGTTCTTCGGCTTCTGCGTCACGAAGCTGACCGGCACGAAGGTCACCGACACCTCCTCCGGCTGGCGGGCCATGCGGGCGCAGGTGCCGGTGAACGTGCGGCTGACCCAGTCGCAGTATCAGACCTCGGAGTTCCTGATCGGCGCCCTGGCCAAGGGATACCGGGTCGCGGACGTGCCGATGTCGATGCGCCTGCGCAGCCACGGCTCCACGAAGAAGGGCAACAACCTCGTCTTCGGCACCCGCTACGCCCGGGTCGTCCTGGGCACCTGGTTGCGCGAGTGGGTGTGGGGCCGCACCCGCCGCCGCGTCCTCGGCCGCGGGCGTTCCGAAGTGCGGATCTAG
- a CDS encoding alpha-L-arabinofuranosidase B produces MSDRRSVRARAVRRRLWAAGGAVALAAGLAVAAAAPSQAASQGPCDIYASGGTPCVAAHSTTRALYAAYNGNLYQVRRSSDNSTLNIGVTSAGGYANAAAQDSFCSGTSCVITEIYDQSGHGNNLTDAPAGGEAGGPDGLANATAAPTTLNGHKAYGVYIAAGDGYRDDSTSGIATGDNAESEYAVLDGTHYNGGCCFDYGNAEKNNDDDGNGTMEAIYFGNIKVWGYGTGNGPWIMADMENGLYSGVNAGYNANDPTTSYRYTTAMIEGGANKWAILGGNAQSGGLATDYSGARPNVSGYNPMKKQGAIILGIGGDNSKGSAGTFYEGVMTTGYASSSTESAVQANIVAAGYGAGGSTSSSPFTPGARVSIQATTPCCTGDYIQHDSADTKVVIAAVTSSSSSTAKADSTWIVEPGLSNSSCISFQSANESGQYLRHYNFELYLEPSDGTSQFAQDATFCVQPGNSGTGYSFQSVNYPTKYIRHYNYTAYVAGDGGSNAWDSTSSWTQDTSFLAASPWS; encoded by the coding sequence ATGAGCGATCGGCGATCGGTCAGGGCGCGTGCGGTGCGAAGGCGGTTGTGGGCGGCGGGAGGCGCGGTCGCCCTCGCCGCGGGGCTGGCGGTGGCGGCTGCTGCGCCGTCCCAGGCGGCGTCGCAGGGTCCGTGCGACATCTACGCGTCCGGTGGCACGCCTTGCGTGGCGGCACATTCGACGACGCGCGCGCTGTACGCGGCGTACAACGGCAACCTCTACCAGGTGCGGCGCTCCTCGGACAACTCGACGCTGAACATCGGCGTGACCTCGGCCGGCGGGTACGCGAACGCGGCGGCGCAGGACTCGTTCTGCTCCGGCACCTCGTGCGTGATCACAGAGATCTACGACCAGTCCGGCCACGGCAACAACTTGACCGACGCCCCGGCCGGCGGCGAAGCGGGTGGCCCGGACGGCCTGGCGAACGCGACGGCCGCGCCGACGACCCTGAACGGCCACAAGGCCTACGGGGTCTACATCGCCGCCGGTGACGGCTACCGTGACGACTCCACCAGCGGGATCGCGACCGGCGACAACGCGGAGTCCGAGTACGCGGTGCTCGACGGCACGCACTACAACGGCGGCTGCTGCTTCGACTACGGCAACGCCGAGAAGAACAACGACGACGACGGCAACGGCACCATGGAAGCGATCTACTTCGGCAATATCAAGGTGTGGGGTTACGGCACCGGGAACGGCCCGTGGATCATGGCCGACATGGAGAACGGCCTGTACTCCGGCGTGAACGCGGGCTACAACGCGAACGACCCGACGACCAGCTACCGCTACACCACCGCGATGATCGAGGGCGGCGCCAACAAGTGGGCCATCCTCGGCGGCAACGCCCAGTCCGGGGGCCTGGCCACCGACTACAGCGGCGCCCGGCCGAACGTCTCGGGCTACAACCCGATGAAGAAGCAGGGTGCGATCATCCTCGGCATCGGCGGCGACAACTCGAAGGGATCGGCCGGCACCTTCTATGAAGGCGTCATGACCACCGGCTACGCCTCGTCGTCCACGGAATCCGCCGTGCAGGCCAACATCGTTGCGGCCGGGTACGGCGCCGGCGGCAGCACCAGCTCTTCGCCGTTCACGCCCGGCGCCCGGGTGTCGATCCAGGCGACGACCCCCTGCTGCACCGGTGACTACATCCAGCACGACTCCGCCGACACGAAGGTGGTCATCGCCGCCGTCACCTCGAGCAGCTCCTCGACCGCGAAGGCGGACTCCACCTGGATCGTCGAACCCGGACTTTCCAACAGTTCCTGTATCTCGTTCCAGTCCGCCAACGAGTCAGGACAGTACCTACGCCATTACAACTTCGAGCTCTACCTCGAACCCAGCGACGGCACCTCGCAATTCGCGCAAGACGCGACATTCTGTGTCCAGCCGGGCAACAGTGGCACCGGGTACTCGTTCCAGTCGGTGAACTATCCGACCAAGTACATCCGGCACTACAACTACACCGCCTATGTGGCCGGTGACGGCGGATCCAACGCCTGGGACAGCACGTCGTCGTGGACGCAGGACACCTCGTTCCTCGCCGCAAGCCCGTGGAGCTGA
- a CDS encoding DUF3885 domain-containing protein, whose protein sequence is MKTTEAQLAELDAAWERSRGGQTPLGSELGRNRHENWVRFHSLPESKRYAESEEEHAEILNRHYTVLRELASQNEFWVISARWTDGPDLGPDNPLRHRLHPSGRHWRTVRCESDEEATFWQLHASLEPAEPQRFEGLLRAVADYELVEVILADRELGWLYHPYDGGADVYARDVAQRDRLRDEHAAWLSKHPLGF, encoded by the coding sequence GTGAAGACGACGGAAGCGCAGCTCGCGGAGCTCGACGCCGCCTGGGAACGGAGCCGCGGCGGTCAGACGCCGCTGGGGTCGGAGTTGGGCCGGAACCGGCACGAGAACTGGGTGCGCTTCCACTCCCTGCCCGAGTCGAAGCGGTACGCGGAATCTGAGGAGGAGCACGCCGAGATCCTCAACCGGCACTACACGGTGCTGCGTGAACTCGCGTCCCAGAACGAGTTCTGGGTGATCTCCGCGCGCTGGACGGACGGGCCGGACCTGGGCCCTGACAATCCATTGCGGCACCGGCTGCATCCGTCGGGCCGTCACTGGCGCACCGTGCGCTGCGAGTCTGACGAGGAAGCCACCTTCTGGCAACTCCACGCTTCCCTCGAGCCCGCCGAACCCCAGCGGTTCGAAGGCCTTCTCCGAGCAGTGGCGGACTACGAGCTGGTCGAGGTGATCCTCGCCGATCGCGAACTCGGCTGGCTCTACCACCCGTACGACGGCGGCGCCGACGTCTACGCACGCGACGTCGCGCAACGCGATCGGCTGCGCGACGAGCACGCCGCTTGGCTCTCGAAGCATCCGCTCGGGTTCTGA
- a CDS encoding glycoside hydrolase family 28 protein produces MLRSTTGGVGGGARRAVAGATALLALPAGLILGAAQHAAAATPAAVTTATGDSRSVSQPTVPSTICATISSGLQMASRKSGTTQEATPPDTSRIQSALNSCSQSGSTPVAVKLVASDSTHAAFLSGPLTIPAGVVLLLDSNVTLYASLNPANYQVSGSSATCGTVSANSGGCHPFITVSGANAGIEAVRASSGTQGRIDGRGDLDLYNSSTSWFGLAATAKSESLTQNNPRLIQAEKANNFTLFDIDLLNAANFHVVYENGTGFTAWGVRIKTPATAGNTDGIDPAGATNVTIANSYIMDGDDGVAVKAGSASKNITIENDHFYGTHGISIGSETNGGLTNMLVENNTITGVDANGAVGGSPIGLRIKSDSAAGGAVSTVSYLNNCVTQVKQPLVFDTRYNSSTGSLIPVYTNILVNGLKSTSSMSGSGNVINGYDSSHLIGLTLENVSLDKTTTTAAYASVGLYNSNLTPSGTGVTTSSVSGSGSVPSCSFPAYPAL; encoded by the coding sequence ATGCTTCGATCCACGACAGGCGGGGTCGGCGGCGGCGCCCGCCGCGCGGTCGCCGGCGCGACGGCGCTGCTCGCGCTCCCGGCCGGCCTGATCCTCGGCGCGGCCCAGCATGCCGCGGCCGCCACGCCCGCCGCCGTCACCACCGCGACCGGCGACAGCCGCTCGGTCAGCCAGCCCACGGTGCCGAGCACCATCTGCGCGACCATCTCCTCCGGCCTGCAGATGGCCAGCCGCAAGTCCGGCACCACCCAGGAGGCCACGCCGCCGGACACCTCGCGCATCCAGTCGGCGCTCAACTCCTGCTCCCAGAGCGGTTCCACGCCGGTCGCGGTCAAGCTCGTCGCGAGCGACTCCACCCACGCCGCCTTCCTCAGCGGCCCGCTCACCATCCCGGCCGGCGTGGTCCTGCTGCTCGACAGCAACGTCACCCTCTACGCCTCGCTGAACCCGGCCAACTACCAGGTCAGCGGGTCCTCGGCCACCTGCGGCACGGTCTCGGCCAACTCCGGCGGCTGCCACCCGTTCATCACGGTCAGCGGCGCGAACGCCGGGATCGAGGCGGTCCGCGCGTCCAGCGGGACCCAGGGCCGGATCGACGGCCGCGGCGACCTCGACCTCTACAACTCCAGCACGAGCTGGTTCGGCCTCGCCGCCACGGCCAAGTCGGAGAGCCTGACCCAGAACAACCCGCGGCTGATCCAGGCGGAGAAGGCCAACAACTTCACCCTCTTCGACATCGACCTGCTCAACGCGGCCAACTTCCACGTGGTCTACGAGAACGGCACCGGATTCACCGCGTGGGGCGTGCGGATCAAGACCCCGGCCACCGCGGGCAACACCGACGGGATCGACCCGGCCGGCGCCACCAATGTCACGATCGCGAACAGCTACATCATGGACGGCGACGACGGCGTGGCGGTGAAGGCCGGCTCCGCCTCGAAGAACATCACCATCGAGAACGACCACTTTTACGGCACCCACGGCATCTCCATCGGCAGCGAGACCAACGGCGGGCTGACCAACATGCTGGTGGAGAACAACACCATCACCGGCGTGGACGCCAACGGCGCGGTCGGCGGCAGCCCGATCGGCCTGCGGATCAAGAGCGACTCCGCGGCCGGCGGCGCGGTCTCCACCGTCAGCTACCTGAACAACTGCGTCACCCAGGTCAAGCAGCCGCTCGTGTTCGACACCCGCTACAACAGCTCCACCGGCTCGCTGATCCCGGTGTACACGAACATCCTCGTCAACGGCCTGAAGTCGACCTCTTCGATGTCCGGCAGCGGCAACGTCATCAACGGGTACGACTCGTCGCACCTGATCGGCCTGACGCTGGAGAACGTGTCGCTGGACAAGACCACCACGACCGCCGCCTACGCCAGCGTCGGCCTGTACAACTCCAACCTCACCCCGAGCGGCACCGGCGTGACCACGAGCTCGGTCTCCGGCAGCGGCAGCGTGCCGAGCTGCTCGTTCCCGGCTTACCCGGCACTGTAG
- a CDS encoding response regulator transcription factor, with the protein MDTTREPLAHLLVVDDEPNIRELLSASLRFSGFAVSAAADGRESLAAAAAHQPDLVILDVMLPDLDGFEVAARLRASHHVPVLFLTARDAVGDKVTGLALGDDYVTKPFSLEEVVARIRNLLRRSQGQAAPGRYTVADLELVEEAHEVRRGGRWIELSPTEFKLLNYLMANAGRVQSKAQILDHVWNYDFAGQQGIVESYISFLRQKIEGDGPRLLHTVRGVGYVVREPRAGE; encoded by the coding sequence ATGGACACCACCCGGGAGCCGCTCGCCCACCTGCTGGTCGTCGACGACGAGCCGAACATCCGCGAACTGCTCTCCGCCAGCCTCAGATTCTCCGGCTTCGCCGTGAGCGCGGCCGCGGACGGGCGCGAGTCGCTCGCCGCCGCGGCCGCGCACCAGCCGGATCTGGTGATCCTGGACGTGATGCTGCCGGATCTCGACGGCTTCGAGGTCGCGGCCCGGCTGCGGGCCTCGCACCACGTGCCGGTGCTCTTCCTGACCGCGCGCGACGCGGTCGGCGACAAGGTCACCGGGCTCGCGCTGGGCGACGACTACGTGACCAAGCCCTTCAGCCTGGAGGAGGTCGTCGCCCGGATCCGCAACCTGCTGCGCCGCTCGCAGGGGCAGGCAGCGCCCGGCCGCTACACCGTCGCCGACCTCGAACTCGTCGAGGAGGCGCACGAGGTGCGCCGCGGCGGGCGCTGGATCGAGCTGTCCCCGACCGAGTTCAAACTGCTCAACTACCTGATGGCCAACGCCGGCCGGGTGCAGTCGAAGGCGCAGATCCTCGACCACGTGTGGAACTACGACTTCGCCGGGCAGCAGGGCATCGTCGAGTCCTACATCTCGTTCCTGCGCCAGAAGATCGAGGGCGACGGGCCGCGGCTGCTGCACACCGTCCGCGGCGTCGGCTACGTGGTGCGGGAGCCGAGGGCGGGCGAGTGA
- a CDS encoding RNA polymerase sigma factor, with the protein MITAVRSTLVEAARAGDEAALTRLLGEYLPLVYNVVGRALQGHADVDDVVQETMLRVVLRLPELRDPDRFRSWVMAIANRQIQDRGRAVGTAWPRFLPLEAAEEAAPPVGDFADEAADRLSRFAQREDLLAAARWLSADERQVLSLWWQELYGRLTRAQTAAALSVTPQHAAVRVARVKAKLMLALTVVRAWRATPRCPRLASAAPDWNGRGDARAFRRLSEHVRTCPTCSAAGKSAYSAG; encoded by the coding sequence GTGATCACGGCGGTCCGGTCGACGCTCGTGGAGGCGGCACGCGCCGGAGACGAAGCAGCGCTGACGCGGCTGCTCGGCGAGTACCTGCCCCTGGTGTACAACGTCGTCGGGCGGGCCCTGCAGGGGCACGCGGACGTCGACGACGTGGTGCAGGAGACGATGCTGCGCGTCGTGCTGCGCCTGCCGGAACTGCGGGACCCGGATCGCTTCCGCTCCTGGGTGATGGCGATCGCCAACCGCCAGATCCAGGACCGGGGCCGGGCGGTCGGCACCGCCTGGCCCCGGTTCCTGCCGCTCGAGGCGGCCGAGGAGGCCGCGCCCCCGGTCGGCGACTTCGCCGACGAGGCCGCCGACCGGCTCAGCCGGTTCGCCCAGCGGGAGGACCTGCTCGCCGCCGCGCGCTGGCTCAGCGCCGACGAACGGCAGGTGCTCTCGCTGTGGTGGCAGGAGCTCTACGGCCGGTTGACCCGGGCGCAGACCGCCGCGGCGCTGTCGGTCACACCGCAGCACGCGGCGGTGCGGGTCGCACGGGTCAAGGCGAAGCTGATGCTCGCCCTCACCGTGGTGCGCGCGTGGCGGGCCACCCCGCGTTGCCCGCGCCTCGCCTCGGCCGCTCCGGACTGGAACGGCCGAGGCGATGCGCGGGCCTTCCGACGGCTGTCAGAGCACGTACGCACCTGCCCGACGTGCAGCGCGGCGGGGAAGTCGGCCTACAGTGCCGGGTAA
- a CDS encoding fructosamine kinase family protein, producing MSTPSFLQDRLRAAGFDDVAKVELVEGGQAATAGIAHRPGKAPVFVKSFTEVPADDVFATEAEGLEALRERGALSTPEVVLATREVLVLSLLRPRPADEAFWERFARELARLHTSTVHDGFGWERDNWLGRYRQQNAWTTDGFEFFARHRLLRWLPERRVQAALDAGYRRALERLCERLPDLLPPRPACLTHGDLWAHNVLATEDGRPAVIDPAVSFMWAEVDLAHLWCSPHPPETKRFFDAYAELTGLDPDWRTRMPLIQLRQHLAVIAQFDYDWGAAEQVRAILEPFRH from the coding sequence GTGTCCACACCCTCCTTCCTCCAGGATCGCCTGCGCGCCGCGGGCTTCGACGACGTCGCGAAGGTCGAGCTGGTCGAAGGCGGTCAGGCGGCGACCGCCGGCATCGCCCACCGGCCCGGCAAGGCCCCCGTGTTCGTCAAGTCGTTCACCGAGGTGCCGGCCGACGACGTGTTCGCGACCGAAGCCGAGGGCCTCGAAGCCCTGCGGGAACGCGGCGCGCTCAGCACGCCCGAAGTCGTGCTCGCGACGAGGGAAGTCCTCGTGCTCTCCCTGCTGCGGCCGCGTCCGGCCGACGAAGCCTTCTGGGAGCGGTTCGCCCGCGAACTCGCCCGGCTGCACACCTCCACCGTGCATGACGGGTTCGGCTGGGAGCGCGACAACTGGCTCGGCCGCTACCGCCAGCAGAACGCCTGGACCACAGACGGCTTCGAGTTCTTCGCCCGCCACCGTCTGCTGCGCTGGCTGCCCGAGCGCCGCGTCCAAGCCGCGCTCGACGCCGGGTATCGCAGAGCCCTGGAACGCCTGTGCGAGCGCCTGCCCGACCTGCTGCCGCCCCGCCCCGCCTGCCTGACCCACGGCGACCTGTGGGCGCACAACGTCCTCGCCACCGAGGACGGCCGCCCCGCCGTGATCGACCCCGCGGTCTCCTTCATGTGGGCCGAGGTCGACCTGGCCCACCTCTGGTGCTCCCCGCACCCGCCCGAAACGAAGCGCTTCTTCGACGCCTACGCCGAACTGACCGGCCTGGACCCCGACTGGCGCACCCGCATGCCGCTGATCCAGCTGCGCCAGCACCTCGCCGTCATCGCCCAGTTCGACTACGACTGGGGCGCCGCCGAACAGGTCCGCGCGATACTGGAGCCATTCCGGCACTGA
- a CDS encoding sensor histidine kinase produces MNIRAPASRVPLWARLVLGTLSLAAIGLSVTGLVGVQLFRDYLLEQSGHQLMTEAHSISSAHWNKPTYQSLNCGNVPNDNAVELISEVHGTTLLSSCDATVRQTTAASAEPTAAMLAAAAADGQPMTLTSQVGAGKVTWQIAVVRERYRDVSAVPEYTPQPADTDAVHHVVTPTPDGEAVGGYVLVATPLDEIDAAVGHLVDLDLGVDAAVALALLVLGYLLVYRTLQPLRRIESAAVAISAGDLARRVPHGHPKTEIGRLSASLNGMLGRIESAFGAQARSEAEAQRSEARMRQFIADAGHELRTPLASIRGITELYRQGAVEAGQVPDMLGRVENEATRMGLLVEDLLLLARLDQQRPLARDRVHLVALAADSIIAARARASDRSIELELGPERAYRERDEGAESAGEPIVIGDENRLRQALDNLLTNAVCHTPAGTPITMRVRPADESGHCVLEVADAGPGLSAEDAARVFERFYRSDRSRARTSAYQGSGLGLAIVAAIAHAHGGTASVRSEAGHGACFTLRLPAAAAAEPPRS; encoded by the coding sequence GTGAACATCCGGGCACCGGCCTCCCGGGTGCCGCTGTGGGCCCGGCTGGTGCTCGGCACGCTCAGCCTGGCCGCGATCGGATTGAGCGTCACCGGCCTCGTCGGGGTGCAGCTGTTCCGCGACTACCTGCTGGAGCAGAGCGGACACCAGCTGATGACCGAGGCGCACTCGATCTCCAGCGCGCATTGGAACAAACCCACCTATCAGTCCTTGAACTGTGGCAATGTGCCCAACGACAACGCCGTCGAGCTGATCAGCGAGGTACACGGCACCACGCTGCTCTCCTCCTGCGACGCCACAGTGCGCCAGACCACCGCCGCGTCGGCCGAGCCGACCGCCGCGATGCTGGCCGCCGCGGCGGCCGACGGCCAGCCGATGACGCTGACCAGCCAGGTCGGCGCGGGCAAGGTCACCTGGCAGATAGCGGTCGTCCGGGAGCGCTACCGCGACGTCTCCGCGGTGCCCGAGTACACCCCTCAGCCCGCCGACACCGACGCGGTCCACCACGTGGTGACGCCGACGCCCGACGGCGAGGCTGTGGGCGGCTACGTGCTGGTGGCCACGCCGCTGGACGAGATCGACGCGGCGGTGGGCCACCTGGTGGACCTCGATCTCGGCGTGGACGCCGCGGTCGCCCTCGCGCTGCTCGTGCTGGGCTACCTGCTGGTGTACCGCACGCTCCAGCCGTTGCGCCGGATCGAGTCGGCCGCGGTCGCGATCTCGGCCGGGGACCTGGCCCGCCGGGTCCCGCACGGCCACCCGAAGACCGAGATCGGCCGGCTCTCCGCCTCGCTCAACGGCATGCTCGGCCGGATCGAGTCCGCGTTCGGCGCGCAGGCGCGCTCCGAGGCCGAGGCGCAGCGTTCGGAGGCGCGGATGCGCCAGTTCATCGCCGACGCCGGCCACGAGCTGCGCACCCCGCTCGCGTCGATCCGCGGCATCACCGAGCTCTACCGCCAGGGCGCGGTCGAGGCCGGGCAGGTGCCGGACATGCTGGGCCGGGTCGAGAACGAGGCGACCCGGATGGGGCTGCTGGTGGAGGATCTGCTGCTGCTGGCCCGGCTCGACCAGCAGCGTCCGCTGGCCCGCGACCGGGTGCACCTGGTCGCGCTGGCCGCCGACTCGATCATCGCCGCGCGGGCCCGGGCGAGCGACCGCAGCATCGAGCTGGAACTCGGGCCGGAACGCGCGTACCGCGAGCGGGACGAGGGCGCGGAGTCGGCCGGTGAGCCGATCGTCATCGGCGACGAGAACCGCCTGCGCCAGGCCCTGGACAACCTGCTCACCAACGCGGTCTGCCACACCCCCGCCGGCACTCCGATCACGATGCGGGTGCGCCCGGCCGACGAGAGCGGCCACTGCGTGCTCGAGGTGGCCGACGCCGGCCCCGGCCTGAGCGCCGAGGACGCCGCCCGCGTCTTCGAACGCTTCTACCGCTCGGACCGCTCCCGTGCCCGCACCAGCGCCTACCAGGGCAGCGGCCTCGGCCTCGCCATCGTCGCCGCGATCGCGCACGCCCACGGCGGCACCGCTTCGGTGCGCAGCGAGGCCGGTCACGGAGCGTGCTTCACGCTGCGGCTGCCGGCCGCGGCCGCGGCCGAACCCCCGCGATCTTGA
- a CDS encoding GtrA family protein, protein MTEIVAPFAQRYGRLLRYAAGSVVATVCSEVALIAAYGLFDADAQAATVVGWVAGAIPNYVLNQRWAWRDRGKSDKPLTEAAWYWGVTAVTATLAILATSGVDSVVSGHITGRGDRAVLLGGVYLAVYGVVFVVKYIIFDRWVFGRTPEEA, encoded by the coding sequence GTGACCGAGATCGTCGCACCGTTTGCGCAGCGTTATGGGAGGTTGCTGCGCTACGCCGCCGGTTCCGTCGTCGCGACCGTCTGCAGTGAGGTGGCGCTCATCGCCGCCTACGGGCTTTTCGACGCCGACGCCCAGGCCGCGACCGTGGTCGGCTGGGTCGCCGGCGCGATTCCGAACTACGTGCTCAACCAGCGCTGGGCCTGGCGGGACCGTGGCAAGAGCGACAAGCCGCTGACCGAGGCCGCCTGGTACTGGGGGGTGACCGCCGTGACCGCGACGCTCGCGATCCTGGCCACCTCGGGCGTCGACTCCGTCGTGAGCGGCCACATCACCGGCCGCGGCGACCGCGCCGTGCTGCTCGGCGGCGTGTACCTCGCGGTGTACGGCGTGGTCTTCGTGGTGAAGTACATCATCTTCGACCGCTGGGTGTTCGGACGGACGCCCGAGGAAGCCTGA